The genomic interval GGCGGAGCGTGACGCGAAGGAAACGCCCCGGGCCAACGTGCGCGCCGCGGCCGCGCTGCTGGGCGCGTGGGCGCGCGAAGAGGGCATCGCCACCACGGACGTGGCGGCGTGGGGCCCCATCGTGGCCCGCTACAGCGGCATCGACCGGGTGGACGCGCAGTCCATGTACGTGCACAACGAAGTGTACGCGACCATGAACCGCGGCGTGGTGGGCCAGACCGGCGGCGGAACGCTGGTCGCCTCCATCATGCCGGTGCAGGTGCGCGCGGCGTTCACGCAGCCGCCCGCCGGAAGCACGCTGGCCGTGGCGCCGGACTATCCGGTTTCCGGCACCATCTGGCGCCCCTCACCCAACTACAACGCCCGCCCCACCGGCAGCACCGGCGGCGTGCAGATGGTCATCATCCACACCTGCGAAGGCAGCTACAGCAGCTGCTGGAGCTGGCTCACCAACACGCAGGCCCAGGCCAGCGCGCACTACGTGGTGAACGAGAGCGGGAGCGAGATCTCGCAGCTGGTGCGTGAAAGCGGCCGCGCCTGGCACATCGGCGCCACGTACGACTGCACGCTCAACAGCAGCACCAAGTGCGCGCTCAACGGCTACAGCAGCAACAACTTCACGGTCGGCATCGAGCACGGCGGCTTTGCGTCGCAGACCACCTTTCCCGCCGGGCAGCTGGACGCCTCGGCCCGCCTGAGCTGCGACCTGAGCAAGGCGTACGGCATTCCGCGCGACCGCTACCACTTCGTGGGCCACGGCCAGCTGCAGCCGTACAACCGCACCGACCCGGGCCCCAACTGGCCGTGGACGGACTACCTGAACCGCATCAACGCGGCGTGCGGCACCACCGGCGGCGGCACCACGGCGCTCATCGTCGACAACACCAACACGGCCAACAACTCCGCCACCGGCCGCTTCGAGTCGTCCACCACCTGGCTGTCGGCCACGTCGTCGTCCGGCTACTACGGCAGCGGCTACGCCTACGCCTCCACCTCCCCCGTTTCGGACGGCGCCACGTTCTGGTTCTACATGTCCGCCGCGGGCACGCGGACCGTCGACGCCTGGTGGACTGCGGGCACCAACCGCGCGCCGGCCGCGCCGTTCATCGTCTACAACGCCGCGGGGACCGAGATCGGCCGCGTGAACGCCAACCAGCAGGCCAACGGCGGCCAGTGGAACGCGCTGGGGACGTGGAGCTTCTCGGCCGGGTGGAACAAGGTGGTGCTGTCGCGGTGGACCACGGACGGCTACGTGGTCGTCGCCGACGCCATCCGCGTCCGCTGAGCCCGTCCGCCTGACGACCGTCTCTCCCGGCGCGGTGCCGGCCGGGGGAGACGGGCGGCGGGCGCTCCATCATCCACCGACGCACCGGTTTTCTGTTGATGTACATCCCCCCGTTCCGCCGCGCTCTTCTGCTCGTCCTTGCCGCCGTGGCGATGGATGGATGCCGCGACGCGCGCTCCGCCGAGCCGGGGAGCGCGCCCGACACCATGCGGCGTGGAGAGCGTCGCGCGCTGGCGGGGCGGATTCTGTTCGTCAGCGAGCGGGACGGGCAGGCGGAGGTGTACGAGGTGCGGCCGGACGGGTCCGCGCCGCACCGGCTTACCCGCAGCGCGTCGCAGGACTACCCGGGCGCGGTGTCGCCGGACGGTTCGGCGCTTCTCGTCGTTTCCGTGTCGGGAGAAGAGCGGAACACGACGGAGCGGATGGCGGTGCTCCCCCTGCGCGGCGAGGGTGCGGCGCGGAGCGTGGGCCCGGCGAGCGCGCGGGTGCGTTCGCCGGCCTGGTCGCCGGACGGGTCGTGGATCGTGTTCGAGTCGGACACGGCCAGCTTTCGCGACCTGTACCGCATGCGGCGGGACGGGAGCGGGCTGCGCCGGCTGACGGACAATCCGCAGGGCAACTTTGACCCCGCCGTGTCGCCGGACGGGGCGTGGATCGCGTTCGTCAGCAGCCGCGACGGCGACGCGGAGATCTACCGGATGCGCGCGGATGGAACGGACGTGCTGCGGCTGACGGCCTTTCACACCGATGACTGGGCGCCGCGCTGGTCGCCGGACGGGCGGCGGATCGCGTTCGTGAGCAACCGCGAGGGGCGCGACCGCGTGTACCTGGTGGGCGCGGACGGCACCGCGATCCGCGCCCTCAACGCCGCGACGGACACCGCACAGGAGGCGGAGCCCGCGTGGTCGCCGGACGGACTGCGCGTGGCGCACACCATCCGCGCGGGCGAGGGCTCGCGGATCGCGGTCACGGATCTGCGCACGGGCCGGCGCACGCTCGTGAGCCCCGCCGGCGAGGCTGCCTCCGCGCCCGCGTGGTCGCCGGACGGGCGGCATCTGGCGTACACCGCCAGTCGCGGCGCGGAATCCGACATCCGCATCGTCCGCGCGGACGGCGGCGCATCGTTTACCGTCGTCCGCGCGCCGGGTGCGGACTGGCTGCCGCGC from Longimicrobium terrae carries:
- a CDS encoding N-acetylmuramoyl-L-alanine amidase is translated as MFKFPNLAVALLAAATLAACGDAPTAARVPAPEAAADARLDAIFNEAANEFGVPAPLLKAIGYVETRWQMVRGESEFPGQEPAFGVMALRGARLSQGAALAGVAERDAKETPRANVRAAAALLGAWAREEGIATTDVAAWGPIVARYSGIDRVDAQSMYVHNEVYATMNRGVVGQTGGGTLVASIMPVQVRAAFTQPPAGSTLAVAPDYPVSGTIWRPSPNYNARPTGSTGGVQMVIIHTCEGSYSSCWSWLTNTQAQASAHYVVNESGSEISQLVRESGRAWHIGATYDCTLNSSTKCALNGYSSNNFTVGIEHGGFASQTTFPAGQLDASARLSCDLSKAYGIPRDRYHFVGHGQLQPYNRTDPGPNWPWTDYLNRINAACGTTGGGTTALIVDNTNTANNSATGRFESSTTWLSATSSSGYYGSGYAYASTSPVSDGATFWFYMSAAGTRTVDAWWTAGTNRAPAAPFIVYNAAGTEIGRVNANQQANGGQWNALGTWSFSAGWNKVVLSRWTTDGYVVVADAIRVR
- a CDS encoding PD40 domain-containing protein, producing the protein MYIPPFRRALLLVLAAVAMDGCRDARSAEPGSAPDTMRRGERRALAGRILFVSERDGQAEVYEVRPDGSAPHRLTRSASQDYPGAVSPDGSALLVVSVSGEERNTTERMAVLPLRGEGAARSVGPASARVRSPAWSPDGSWIVFESDTASFRDLYRMRRDGSGLRRLTDNPQGNFDPAVSPDGAWIAFVSSRDGDAEIYRMRADGTDVLRLTAFHTDDWAPRWSPDGRRIAFVSNREGRDRVYLVGADGTAIRALNAATDTAQEAEPAWSPDGLRVAHTIRAGEGSRIAVTDLRTGRRTLVSPAGEAASAPAWSPDGRHLAYTASRGAESDIRIVRADGGASFTVVRAPGADWLPRWTR